From a single Brassica oleracea var. oleracea cultivar TO1000 chromosome C5, BOL, whole genome shotgun sequence genomic region:
- the LOC106344092 gene encoding respiratory burst oxidase homolog protein E, whose translation MKLSPLSFSTQSSFSHGGDGYDDGVELRPSPSTGGAMLPVFLNGLTRDGDSGSGSSWERELVEVTLELNGDDSIVVCGMSEATSDSQPRSVNVSGRLTRSLSTTPTRIRQTFGRLLRSDSMRPTTSSVSATETGRLTRSLSTTPSRIRQTFGRLLRSDSTRTTTSSASRERDLERQTATETTGRLTRSLSTASSRIRKTIGRLLRSDSTASRDVERQGAAGTETPIMSARDIRRENAILQRSTSSAKRALKGLQFINKTTKGNSCNCDCDCDCDQMWKKVEKRFESLSKEGLLAREDFGECVGMKDSKEFAVSVFDALARRRRQKLEKITRDELHDFWLQISDQSFDARLQIFFDMVDSNEDGRITSQEIKELLMLSASANKLAKLKEQAEEYASLIMEELDPENLGYIELWQLETLLLQRDAYMNYSRPLSTTSVGMSGMSSPRRNLIRPRHVVRKCRQTLQCLVLDNWQRIWVLLLWVILMALLFVWKFFQYRDKAAFKVMGYCLTTAKGAAETLKLNMALVLLPVCRNTLTWLRSTRARAFVPFDDNINFHKIIACAIVIAILVHAGTHLACDFPRIINSSPADFALIASYFHGVKPTFKDLMTGAEGITGISMVILTTIAFTLASTHFRRNRVRLPAPLDRLTGFNAFWYTHHLLVVVYIMLIVHGTFLFFADKWYQKTTWMYISVPLVVYVAERSLRACRSNHYSVKILKVSMLPGEVLSLIMSKPPGFKYKSGQYIFLQCPTISRFEWHPFSITSAPGDDQLSVHIRTLGDWTEELQRVLTVGKDLSTCVIGRSKFSAYGNTDSSQQPKLLVDGPYGAPAQDYKSYDVLLLIGLGIGATPFISILKDLLNNSREEQTDNEFSKSDFSWNSNTSSFTTVTPSSTQGGKKKAVKAHFYWVTREPGSVEWFRGVMEEISDMDCREQIELHNYLTSVYDEGDARSTLIKMVQALNHAKHGVDILSGTRVRTHFARPNWKEVFSSIARKHPNSTVGVFYCGIPTVAKELKKQAQEISQKTSTRFEFHKEHF comes from the exons ATGAAGTTATCGCCTCTGAGTTTCTCAACGCAATCTAGTTTCAGTCACGGCGGAGATGGCTACGACGACGGTGTGGAGTTAAGACCGTCACCATCCACCGGCGGCGCAATGCTGCCGGTTTTTCTCAACGGTTTGACTCGTGATGGAGACTCTGGAAGCGGAAGCAGCTGGGAAAGAGAGCTCGTGGAGGTGACTCTGGAGCTCAACGGCGACGACTCCATCGTCGTCTGCGGAATGTCGGAGGCCACGTCTGATTCTCAGCCGAGATCGGTTAATGTCTCGGGAAGGTTAACGAGGAGTCTATCCACGACGCCGACGAGGATCAGGCAGACGTTCGGGAGGTTACTAAGGTCGGATTCAATGAGACCAACGACTTCTTCAGTCTCCGCGACGGAGACGGGAAGGTTAACGAGGAGTCTATCCACGACGCCTTCGAGGATCAGGCAGACGTTCGGGAGGTTACTGAGGTCGGACTCGACAAGAACAACGACTTCTTCAGCCTCCCGGGAGAGAGATTTGGAGCGTCAGACAGCGACGGAGACGACGGGGAGGTTAACGAGGAGTCTATCGACGGCGTCTTCGAGGATTCGGAAGACGATTGGGAGGTTACTGAGGTCGGACTCGACGGCTTCTAGAGATGTGGAGCGTCAGGGGGCGGCGGGGACAGAGACGCCGATCATGTCCGCGAGGGATATACGGAGGGAAAACGCAATTCTACAGCGATCAACGTCGAGCGCAAAGAGAGCGCTTAAGGGATTACAATTCATCAACAAAACCACGAAAGGAAACAGCTGCAATTGTGATTGCGATTGCGATTGCGATCAGATGTGGAAGAAAGTTGAGAAACGATTCGAATCGCTTTCTAAAGAAGGGTTGCTTGCGCGAGAAGATTTCGGAGAGTGCGTTG GGATGAAGGATTCGAAGGAGTTCGCGGTTAGTGTGTTCGATGCTTTGGCTAGAAGAAGAAGACAGAAGCTGGAGAAGATAACGAGAGATGAACTTCACGATTTCTGGTTACAGATATCTGATCAAAGCTTCGACGCGCGTCTTCAAATCTTCTTCGATAT GGTTGACAGCAATGAAGACGGGAGGATCACTAGTCAAGAAATCAAAGAA CTTCTAATGCTAAGCGCATCAGCAAACAAGTTAGCAAAACTCAAGGAACAAGCAGAAGAGTACGCATCTCTGATCATGGAAGAACTCGATCCAGAGAATCTTGGATACATTGAG TTATGGCAACTCGAGACACTCTTACTTCAGAGAGACGCATACATGAACTACAGTAGACCGCTTAGCACGACAAGCGTTGGAATGAGTGGAATGAGTTCACCAAGACGGAATCTCATTAGACCTCGTCATGTGGTTCGAAAATGTAGACAAACGCTTCAGTGTTTGGTTCTAGATAACTGGCAACGAATATGGGTTCTGTTATTATGGGTCATTCTTATGGCCCTTCTCTTCGTCTGGAAGTTTTTTCAGTACAGAGACAAAGCTGCGTTTAAAGTCATGGGTTATTGTTTAACCACTGCTAAAGGAGCTGCAGAGACTCTCAAGCTCAACATGGCTCTTGTTCTGTTACCTGTTTGTAGAAACACCTTGACTTGGCTGAGATCTACACGCGCTCGAGCTTTTGTTCCTTTTGATGATAACATCAACTTCCATAAG ATTATTGCTTGTGCCATAGTGATTGCGATACTTGTTCATGCTGGTACTCATTTGGCGTGTGATTTTCCACGGATTATAAATTCGAGTCCAGCAGATTTTGCATTGATCGCTTCTTACTTCCATGGTGTTAAGCCCACATTCAAAGACCTGATGACAGGTGCAGAAGGAATCACTGGGATCTCTATGGTGATCTTGACAACCATCGCCTTCACATTAGCATCAACTCATTTCAGGAGAAACCGTGTGAGGCTACCTGCACCACTTGATCGGTTAACTGGCTTTAACGCCTTTTGGTACACTCATCACCTTCTAGTGGTTGTCTACATAATGCTCATTGTGCATGGGACCTTCCTATTCTTTGCTGATAAGTGGTATCAAAAAACT ACTTGGATGTACATCTCGGTTCCTCTGGTGGTCTACGTGGCAGAACGAAGTCTGCGAGCTTGTAGGTCCAACCATTACTCTGTCAAAATCCTCAAG GTTTCTATGTTACCTGGGGAAGTACTCAGCTTAATCATGTCAAAGCCTCCTGGATTTAAGTACAAGAGTGGTCAATACATATTCTTGCAGTGTCCAACAATCTCTAGATTTGAATG GCATCCGTTTTCTATTACCTCTGCGCCAGGAGATGACCAACTTAGTGTTCACATTCGAACACTCGGAGACTGGACAGAGGAGCTACAACGAGTTCTAACAGTGGGTAAAGATCTTTCAACATGCGTGATTGGCCGATCGAAATTCTCTGCCTATGGCAATACTGATTCATCACA ACAACCAAAACTATTAGTAGATGGTCCATATGGAGCCCCAGCACAGGACTACAAAAGTTATGATGTCTTGCTCCTAATTGGATTGGGGATAGGAGCTACTCCTTTCATAAGCATACTCAAGGATCTACTGAACAACTCAAGAGAAGAACAAACA GACAATGAATTCAGCAAATCAGATTTCAGCTGGAATAGCAATACATCTTCGTTTACCACAGTAACTCCAAGTTCAACACAAGGAGGGAAAAAGAAAGCAGTGAAGGCTCACTTCTACTGGGTCACAAGGGAGCCTGGATCCGTTGAATGGTTTAGAGGTGTAATGGAGGAAATATCAGACATGGACTGCAGA GAGCAAATTGAGTTGCACAACTACCTTACTAGCGTATATGATGAAGGAGATGCAAGATCAACTCTGATAAAGATGGTCCAGGCTTTGAACCATGCCAAACATGGAGTTGATATTCTATCCGGGACACGG GTGAGAACACATTTTGCAAGGCCAAACTGGAAGGAAGTCTTCAGTAGCATAGCAAGAAAGCATCCAAATTCAACAGTCG GAGTGTTTTACTGCGGCATACCAACCGTGGCAA